Part of the Actinomycetota bacterium genome, CGCGATATCACCAGGATATAGAGGACAAAGATGCTTATACGGAAGATGCCTTCGGTGAACGCAAAGAGAAAGCGGTCCTCAATTACGGCGCTCGCCGTCCTCGTCAAGTAAAAAGGGAGGACCATGAAGAGCCCGATTACGAGGGCGAACGCCAGAAGCAGCGTCGCCACCATCTCTTTCGAGCTTATCTCCTCTTCCGCCTCACCTAAGGAAAGGTTCGCGGAGAGCGATATCGTCTTGATGCCGAGGACAAAGGTCTCCGCCAAAACAACGATACCCCTGAAAAGAGGTTTCTTGAAAATAGGCCAGCGCTCGCTAATCGATTTGAATGGTTCGTCTACAGAGACAATCGTATCATCGGATGAGCGGACGGCAAGGCTCCAATGCTTGGGCCCTTTCATCATAACGCCCTCGATGACCGCCTGCCCGCCGAAATATGGTTTAGCCATAGCACCTAGCCTATATCGCCCTTATTATTACGTGTGATTATCGAAATATCGTCTTGCTTAAGCTTGCTCTTCTTCGGCTTTCTTCTCTTCCTCTTCGACGTTTGTGACGGCAAGACCATATTTCTTCTGGAATCGCTGCACGCGGCCGCCGCTATCGACAAGTTTCTGCTTTCCGGTATAGAACGGATGGCATTTCGAGCAAAGCTCTATCTTCAACTCGGACTTCGTTGAGCGCGTCTCAAAAGTCTCGCCACACGAGCAGGAGACCTGCGACTTGACATAGTCGGGATGAATCCCTTTTCTCACGACTTTCACCTCCAAAAAAATAGTTCACAGCAGAATATATCCCGCTGCCGTGAACTTTAACCTCGGTTAAAATTAGTTAAAATTAGCTAAAACCGCACTAATGTTATAACATAACAGGTTTTGATTGACAACAAAAGAGGTCTGCTCCGAAAATAGCGGTAAAGTGGCTATCGGTGCAAGAATCATTACCTCGACTTCGAAATCTGCATTAAAAACTCCGTATTCGACTTAGTCTCCCTCATCTTATCGATGAGAAGCTCGATCGACGCGCCCGAGTCGAGCGCGTGAAGCACTCTTCTGAGCTTCCATATAAGCTGGGCCTCATCGGGCGGCAAAATAAGCTCTTCCTTACGAGTGCCGGATTTGTCGATATCGATTGCCGGGAATATTCGCTTGTCGGCGAGTCGGCGGTCGAGATGGAGTTCCATATTGCCGGTTCCTTTGAATTCCTCGAAGATAACCTCGTCCATCCTGCTGCCGGTATCGACCAGGGCCGTAGCCAAAATCGTCAAACTGCCGCCGTATTCGATATTTCGCGCCGCTCCGAAGAACCGCTTTGGAGGAAAGAGCGCCGTCGAATCGACGCCGCCGGAGAGAATTCTCCCGCTCGCCGGTATCGTCAAGTTATATGCCCTGGCCAGCCTGGTAACGCTGTCGAGCATGATTACGACGTCACGCCCGTGCTCGACGAGGCGTTTTGCCCGCTCAAGAACGAGTTCGGCGACTTGGACATGGTTATCCGCCGGCTGGTCGAAGGTAGAACTGACGACCTCGCCCTTGATGGAGCGCTCCATGTCGGTGACCTCTTCGGGTCGCTCATCGACGAGCAGGGCCATCATGTGGACTTCCGGGTTGTTGGTCGTTATCGCATTGGCTATCTGCTTTAGAATGGTCGTCTTACCGGCCTTCGGCGGCGACACTATCAGGCCACGCTGCCCTTTTCCAATCGGCGCGACCAAGTCGATAATCCGCGTAGTCACATCGTTAGGCTTGGTTTCCAGAAGAAATCTCTCGTTCGGATAGATTGGCGTAAGCGACTCGAACTGCGCGCGAGTGCGCGCGGTGTCCGGCTCCGCCCCGTTTACCGCCTCGATACGCAGGAGCGCGTTGTACTTCTCGGTATCCTTAGGCGACCTTACTTGCCCCTCGACCTCGTCTCCGCGACGCAAGCTGAAACGGCGTATCTGCGACAATGAAACATAAATATCGCCCTCGCTCGGCAGGTACCCTTGCGTTCGCAAGAAGCCGTAGCCGTCGCCCAAGATATCGAGGATGCCTTTACGCAGGAGCAACTTCTCGTCTCGGGGCTCCTCGGCTACATGCATTCTCGGCGGGCGTCTGGTTTCCGCATGTGTTCCGGTCACGGTTGGCCCCGCCGCCGGCGCCTCCGCTATCGCCGCACGGCCCGGTTGCGCCGCAAGCGCCGGTTGCTGGGTCTTTACCGGTTGCGCCGCGGTCTTTTCGAGCGCGCCGGTAATAGCCTCGACGAGTTCGCCCTTCCTTAATGTCGCGACACTCTTTATACCCAACTCCATTGCGATAGGCCGCAACTCCACTAATGTCTTCGATTCAAGTTGTGCTTTGTTCACGTCTTCACCTTC contains:
- the rho gene encoding transcription termination factor Rho, producing MNKAQLESKTLVELRPIAMELGIKSVATLRKGELVEAITGALEKTAAQPVKTQQPALAAQPGRAAIAEAPAAGPTVTGTHAETRRPPRMHVAEEPRDEKLLLRKGILDILGDGYGFLRTQGYLPSEGDIYVSLSQIRRFSLRRGDEVEGQVRSPKDTEKYNALLRIEAVNGAEPDTARTRAQFESLTPIYPNERFLLETKPNDVTTRIIDLVAPIGKGQRGLIVSPPKAGKTTILKQIANAITTNNPEVHMMALLVDERPEEVTDMERSIKGEVVSSTFDQPADNHVQVAELVLERAKRLVEHGRDVVIMLDSVTRLARAYNLTIPASGRILSGGVDSTALFPPKRFFGAARNIEYGGSLTILATALVDTGSRMDEVIFEEFKGTGNMELHLDRRLADKRIFPAIDIDKSGTRKEELILPPDEAQLIWKLRRVLHALDSGASIELLIDKMRETKSNTEFLMQISKSR
- the rpmE gene encoding 50S ribosomal protein L31, producing MRKGIHPDYVKSQVSCSCGETFETRSTKSELKIELCSKCHPFYTGKQKLVDSGGRVQRFQKKYGLAVTNVEEEEKKAEEEQA